The genome window tctgaCAACGCGCCCTGGAATATTGTCGGGCCTTGTGGGTGTTGACCTGATTTAAAAACCTTTCTCATGTCGGCCTCCGAGAGCGAGATCGCCCAATCTTCTGGGTTGTTGACGGCCCTCATACGATGTTGTTGTCAAagcgtgcataaaatgcattgagttcaTCTGGTACAGAGGCAGCGTCGGGCAGATCACggttgggtcttcctttgtaatccgtaatggactgtagcccctgccgCATGCTGTAATATGCTTCTAATATGATCACAGCTTATTCCTatatgtcaccatggaaagccaaAACTCCTGCCCTTGCTGACAAGAAGGTCCTGTGTAAATTGTATTTTCAACCCgtaactatcaggaaataacactgatcaaatttgttaacacttttacagtgttagtttcatcagctgttgcacaatatgatataaaacacaggaaaatgtcATTTGGACTACACAAGGCCTTTGCTATAATAGATAGCAGTTCACCTACTTCACACCTTCTGGTTAGGCTATAGCAGGATTTCCCAAACTGGGAAATAATTACAGTACACCCCTGCTTCAGGATAACTTGGTCAACTGATTTTAATAATTACAGTACACCCCTGTGAAGCACTGTGTGATGTTTACAACTTGTTCTACAACAGTTTTTCGTGTAGAAATGGCTTTATAGATGCATTTAATGATTGATTGACTGAATTTGTGCTGTGTAGATAATGCATCAGACCCGGGAGTGACAGCCAGGCAGATCTGGATAGATGTGGTGGAGGAGCAACAGCAGCTCTGTCTGGCCTTCACTGACAACGGCAGCGGCATGACCCCCAGCAAACTGCACAAAATGCTCAGGTGAGAAACACATACGTACAgttgtctatacacacacacacacacacacacactgctgtttgATCGTCCATGATGCAGCCTCTACACACACTGCTATGTGAActgttatactgtagttaaccatACATAAACGACATATGAGTTACTAACACATAGCGGTCCCTTTTCTTTCATTCACACCATTCTTTTCTCTCACTCAcgcccactctccctctctctcacctaaacacgtaaacacacacacaacgtaaacacacacacaatcgttctctttctccccctcattctatatcacacacactttttctctTCACACCAATACAGACACACCTCTCCAACTAACGATGCAATCTCACCCCACCCCTTCTCTTTGTCTGTTCAGTTTTGGTTTCACAGAGAAAGGTTCTGGTAAGGGAAGCCACCAGGCCATCGGTGTCTATGGAAACGGCTTTAAGTCTGGCTCCATGCGTCTGGGTCGTGACGCTCTGATCTTCACTAAGAACGGAGGCTGTCTGACCGTCGGCATGCTGTCTCAGAGCTACCTACAGGCTGTAAAGGCACAGGCTGTCATCGTCCCCATAGTGCCCTTCAACCAACAGACCAATATCcttacacagagagagggggagaggggacccAATGCAGTATCATTGATGCTTTGGAAATGTTTCCTAAATGtttgtcatgccaataaagcaattgAAGTTGAGAGcgaggatgagagacagagaggaagagagacagacagagaggaagagagagtacatgcatgtgtgtgaattATAAGGAGTGAAAgaaaaagtgtttgtgtgtgtgtgtgtgtgtgtgtgtgtgtgtgtgtgtgtgtgtgtgtgtgtgtgtgtgtgtgtgtgtgtgtgtgtgtgtgtgtgtgtgtgtgtgtgtgtgtgtgtgtgtgtgtgtgtgtgtgtatcctgctTGCTCTCCTTAACTATGTCTTACAGATGCTGGTAGTGACTGAGGACTCTGAGGCCAGTCTGAATGCCATCCTGACCCACTCTCTGATCCACACCCAGCAGGAGCTGCTGCAGCACTTTGACGCCATCCTCTCCAAGAAGGGCACCAAGATCCTCATCTGGAACATACGCAGGTCAAGATGCACACACATATGTAAccagtgtgaaatggctagctagttaacggtGCACCCTAGTAGCGTTTCCATCTGTGACGTCACTTGCtgtgagaccttgaagtagttgtttcccttgccgCTTTTGTGGTGCGATGGGTAATGATTCTTCGAGGGTGACTGCTGTCGATGTATTCAGAGAGTCCCTGCTTCAAGCCCAggttggggtgaggagagggatggaagcgaaacggttacacacacacatttgttagTAATGAAACAGTATTGGGTATCATCTCCGAAAGCAGAAGGGATCAGTGGCCCATTAAAGATTAATTACAGATAAGTATTTGATAATTCTATGAAGAAGGAAGCTGACACGAGTAATGAGTTCTACAATATCACGTACAGGAACAAAGATGGTAAGCCGGAGCTGGATTTCGAGACCGATGAGTTTGACATCCGGATGCCAGAGATCCACTCAGAGGAGACCAAGACTAGAGGCAGGAAGAAGAGCTTTCCTGGACCGCAGAGGACTGACCACACCATCCCAGAGATGGACTACTCCCTGAGGGTGAGTGTTAACTAAGAAAAGATGAATTGATGAAGTGATGTGTTACAATGAGAATAAGTGATGAGAGACCGGTTAGGATGGTTAAGAGAAAGTTCACTGTCAACTTTTCAGTCACTTTGCAACTCTATTCACCAGAGGATTGTGACCTTGAATGCAGCATAGCCATACAGAGTGATAAAGGAAGGTGAGAACGTTTGATGATTTGAATAGGATTCTGAACAGGAAGTCCCCTCctcaaaattttttttttttttttaccttttatttaacttggcaagtcagttaagaacaaattgctatttacaatgacggcctaatccggccaaaccctaacccgaacgactctgggccaattgtgcgtcgccctatgggactcccaatcatggccggttgtgatacagcctggaatcaaaccagggtctgtagtgacgcctcgagcactgagatgcagtgcctctaTCACTCTCACAGGCCTACCTCAGCATCTTGTACCTGAAGCCTCGGACTCAGATCATCCTGCGACAGAAGAAGGTTCAGACCAAGCTGGTTGCCAAGAGCCTGTCACAGATCGAGAATGACGTTTATAAACCCCAATTCAATGTATCCTTCTGTAGAACTAGAATCTGTTAGTTTGTTCAATTCTATCCAAAAACAATTATTGTGTTTATCAGTCCTCTGTAAGTAATATAACTTAATTAGCTTAAATATTGACGATGCAAAGTACTGTGGTCACTTGTACAGGCTTCAGTCTTGGCTTCAGTCTTGTCGTACGCCCATTAACCTTAACCGTTTCTATCAGAAAGACAGGGTTAAGGTCACCTTTGGGTTCAATCGTAAAAACAAAGACCACTATGGCATCATGATGTACCACAAGAACCGCCTCATCAAGTCCTATGAGAAGGTTGGCTACCAGATCAAGGTACAGATGAATTAAAGACTGTAATGTTGTTTTTATCTGTCAATAACAAACAAGATATATGAGATATTGCATGAGGGTTTGATTTAATAGTTATAGACAATACTGTGctcctatcttccctctctccctctaaatcTCCCTCTTTCTACATCTCACTCCGTCTATATTTACCGCActttctccccacctctccctctactTTTCCTTGACCTATATTTCGCTCTTcttttttccctccctctctgcttcaGTCATCAGGTCAGAGGGTAGGGGTCGGGGTTATTGGGGTCATTGAGTGCAACTTCCTGAAGCCGGCTCACAACAAGCAAGACTTTGAATACACCAAAGAGtacaggtaaaacacacacactcatacacataaATGAGTCAGTATTATCATGAATCAGATGAGCTGATTGTCAGATTGACATGCTATTTTAAGTTCTGGATGGGAACCTCCTCACTGTATTTGTGTGGTTTGAAACAGGCTGACCCTGTCTTCCCTGGGGCTGAAGCTCAACGACTACTGGAATGAGATGATGGAGAAAAGGGCGAGAGAACGAGAGTTCCTGGCAGCGGAGAAGAAGAACGAAGAGGAAGAttcagatgaggaggaggaaggggaggagtgaGTTTATATGTTTGTCTTTAGGTTGACGTGTGTTGGACATCACAGTGCAAGTACAGGGCTAACATGGATGGCTTGTGGTTAAGAAAGAGGAAATTAAAAGTGTGTGTTTTAACTCGTGTGCCTATAACAAAATGTGCCGCAtgtgtttgtacatgtgtgtagGAGTCCAGTGTGGCTGCAGTGTGAGGACTGTCTGAAGTGGAGGCGTGTCCCAGAAGGCCACTACAGCTCTACCCCTGAACACTGGAACTGCAGCCAGAACCCCAACACCATGCTCAGGTACGACCTGTctgttgtccttctagaaggttctcccatctccacagagtaactctagagctctgtcagtgaccatcggattcttggtcacctccctgaccaaggtccttctcccctgtttgctcagtttggccgggcggtgagctctaggaagtgtcttggtggttccaaacttcttccatttaagaatgatggagtccactgtgttcttgggaaccttcaatgccgcagacattttttggtacccttccccagatctgtccttcgacacaatcctgtctcggggctctacggacaatttattcgacctcatggcttggttttttgctctgacatgcactgtcaactgtgggaccttacatagacgtgtatgcctttccaaatcatgtccaatcaattgaatttaccacaggtggactccaatcaagttataaaaacatctcaaggatgaacaatggaaacaggatgcaccggagctcaatttcaactctcatagcaaatggtctgaatacttatggaaataaggAATTCAATTTTTAAAAATTGCAAAcatctctaaaaacctgttttaaaaagagaaaataataatatgtatttgtcacatgcgccaaatacaacaggtcattatgaggtattgtctgtagattgctgagggattacattttttaaatccattttagaataaggctgtaatgtaacaaaatgtggaaaaagtcaaggggtctgaatactttccaaatgcactgaatgtttcccatgccaaaaaacacacaatttaattgaattgacacagacggagacagagaaaTGGAGTCAATGAGTGTGCATGCGTTCAAGTTTtcatgtgtgtttgcatgtgaggTGGTCTTTGTTCTCATCAACTGTACTTCGTTACCTGACCTGTGGTGTGTATTTCAGAACTTCCTCACCTGACCTGTGGTGTGTATTTCAGAACTTCCTCACCTGACCTGTGGTGTGTATTTCAGGAGCTGCTCTTTGCCAGAGGAAGCCGAGCAGAGTGAAGCAAAGTTAACTCCAAGCTACCCGAAGAAGACCTACAAGAAGTAAATATTCCACCACCTGCCCCTACTCTCTCCTTCACCCTACTCTCATGTCCACCCTACCCTACGCTCTCCTCTACCCTACCTATACTCTTTTCTCTACTCTTATtttaatgtttggtttgttaaatgtgatacgccgtgtgtaacgtccatttttatagttcactccgctacttgagtcatccctctcagctctctctctccataccactttccacacagacctagtcccgccccctgtcactcaaggagcgcatttgttgttgcttgaccacgagacattttcgttcagtctgcatggtcaatgcagcacatacaacgatgttgtttccactttgatcttaatataaatccacaagcgttctataattacaatattagttttgtgtttcttacatctgcaaacaggtagtttgtattttcttaacaAGTTAAGCTGAATTgtgttagccactaatgctaatcttctagttagctggctagctaactagctaataaaagtactgagtcagagcaaacgtagctagctaatacagcctgataccagtaCTGGTGGAGGCTTaactcagcatgttgtttgtgtaacactatcttctaaatcaaagaggaataggcgaagcatgaatatgttggctatatgaataaagatttaatgtagccaaagattatagggtcccctaggaaacactgaacatcactttggttcctaccctgtcacaataactagGTCCATGCCATTTTCATTCGTAGTCATGTCAAACTACACTGGactcaaagtgcccactatttatattctaactatagaattataacaatcattatatttccatgattccaaaagttcacccaagtgttttcaTCTAAattgcaattgcaacatttggttaaaaataaggcctagtatttttgcccatatcgtgGCAGTGtagaaatgatctcaaatgagtgcaggaaatcaTTTTaggttgaaattgaattgaacagtataaaacaatcagaatggagaaagacccattgaaatcatttagaatatatgtgttgccaccctactcataaagcaaatgtagaacttttattaatcaaaacataaaataccgtcaAATTTTGGCCATTATTGCCCAGCCCCACCCTACTCTCTTTTCCACCCTACTCGCTTTTCCACcctactctctcctccaccctactctctcctccaccctacaccctacTCTCTTTTCCACCCTACTCTTTCCTCCACCCTACTCTTTCCTCCACCCTACTCTTTCCTCCACCCTACTCTTTCCTCCACcctactctctcctccaccctactcTCTTTTCCACcctactctctcctccaccctactctcctccaccctacaccctacTCTCTTTTCCACCCTACTCTCTTTTCCACCCTACTCTCTTTTCCACcctactctctcctccaccctactctctcctccaccctacaccctactctctcctccaccctacaccctacTCTCTTTTCcaccctactctctcctctctcctccaccctactctctcctccaccctacaccctactctctcctccaccctgctctctcctccaccctgctctctcctccaccctactctctcctccaccctactctctcctccaccctactctctcctccaccctactctctcctccaccctactctctcctccaccctactctctcctccaccctactctctcctccaccctactctctcctccaccctgctctcctccaccctgctctCCTCCACCCTACTCTCTTTTCCACcctactctctcctccaccctactctctcctccaccctactcTCTTTTCCACCCTGCTCTCTTTTCCACCCTGCTCTCTTTTCCACCCTACTCTCCTCCACCCTATTCTCTCCTCCACCCTattctcactccatccctcaaCTCCAGATGCACAGCCAGTTAACGTCTGCACTGGCACTTTGTTTGATGTCTGTGTGCATgggtgtgctcgtgtgtgtggcTAGTGGCTACGCATGTGTGCATTCAATGCCATGTATTTGCACTCTGTGTGCATGTGTCAGTTTGTGGTTTGCCGTCTGAGTTTTACATTGTTATTCTCGGCATAAGTGTGAGAGATCCGGTGTGGTCAAAACCACAGTGTCAGAGCAGACCTGACTTCCTCCTTCAGTTGAATTTTTTCCTTATATTTATAACAGACAGACCTACTCTACTATGCTTATCTATACTGTACTCAGCCCTGTAGCTCGGTTGTTCCATTCACTTCTGTTTCCACTCTGTGTCTAAAAAGGGACCAAGGCCTGGTCAGAAAACGAGGCCGTCCGCGGAAGCACCATGTCCTCCCCCAAGGCCTGTCTGAACCGGTCCTCCTCCGCCCCCTACCCCCTGATACACCCCTCCCTCTATCTGAGCCGGTCCTCCTTCGCCCCCTACCCCCTGATGCCCCCCTTTCTCTGCTCACAGAGGAGACTGAGGACAGTGAGCTGAATAAGACAGTGGCTACACTGGTGGCCACTttggaggatgaggaggacaaCATGGCACAGTCCAAGTCTGGGTCAGACACATGCGCACCCACACGCGCATGCAAAcgcacatacaggtaactgccaaaataaaggaa of Salvelinus alpinus chromosome 4, SLU_Salpinus.1, whole genome shotgun sequence contains these proteins:
- the LOC139574570 gene encoding MORC family CW-type zinc finger protein 3-like isoform X1, encoding MCRLPATGFHCKNMARLSEHGIRLSSMSPSFLNSNSTSHTWPFSAVAELIDNASDPGVTARQIWIDVVEEQQQLCLAFTDNGSGMTPSKLHKMLSFGFTEKGSGKGSHQAIGVYGNGFKSGSMRLGRDALIFTKNGGCLTVGMLSQSYLQAVKAQAVIVPIVPFNQQTKMLVVTEDSEASLNAILTHSLIHTQQELLQHFDAILSKKGTKILIWNIRRNKDGKPELDFETDEFDIRMPEIHSEETKTRGRKKSFPGPQRTDHTIPEMDYSLRAYLSILYLKPRTQIILRQKKVQTKLVAKSLSQIENDVYKPQFNKDRVKVTFGFNRKNKDHYGIMMYHKNRLIKSYEKVGYQIKSSGQRVGVGVIGVIECNFLKPAHNKQDFEYTKEYRLTLSSLGLKLNDYWNEMMEKRAREREFLAAEKKNEEEDSDEEEEGEESPVWLQCEDCLKWRRVPEGHYSSTPEHWNCSQNPNTMLRSCSLPEEAEQSEAKLTPSYPKKTYKKDQGLVRKRGRPRKHHVLPQGLSEPVLLRPLPPDTPLPLSEPVLLRPLPPDAPLSLLTEETEDSELNKTVATLVATLEDEEDNMAQSKSGSDTCAPTRACKRTYSRNKRKSIWPPRDMDKRPQPWAEPHPFADEVQEVQQPGKDVNKPQTLTGLTDKTKGEKALLGATRVGPSQPSSSLAWPPSLPSAQTVVVSPLSRPEGPWPRALTLEGAGSDRGALVQRLAGLEKEAQRLRRILGSTALPATPDNVVMTEAPSGDKAAGGMGLETPVAMVTKLDQMECESSASPGGPGVPGLVVDGVQPQKEQPELGRLRREKADPQSRLRQTDSPVTRDQSSRIVLENLHKIRGNVVALLSAILPHLDLQGISMDTPDVDSILQQIIDANSLSPL
- the LOC139574570 gene encoding MORC family CW-type zinc finger protein 3-like isoform X2; this encodes MCRLPATGFHCKNMARLSEHGIRLSSMSPSFLNSNSTSHTWPFSAVAELIDNASDPGVTARQIWIDVVEEQQQLCLAFTDNGSGMTPSKLHKMLSFGFTEKGSGKGSHQAIGVYGNGFKSGSMRLGRDALIFTKNGGCLTVGMLSQSYLQAVKAQAVIVPIVPFNQQTKMLVVTEDSEASLNAILTHSLIHTQQELLQHFDAILSKKGTKILIWNIRRNKDGKPELDFETDEFDIRMPEIHSEETKTRGRKKSFPGPQRTDHTIPEMDYSLRAYLSILYLKPRTQIILRQKKVQTKLVAKSLSQIENDVYKPQFNKDRVKVTFGFNRKNKDHYGIMMYHKNRLIKSYEKVGYQIKSSGQRVGVGVIGVIECNFLKPAHNKQDFEYTKEYRLTLSSLGLKLNDYWNEMMEKRAREREFLAAEKKNEEEDSDEEEEGEESPVWLQCEDCLKWRRVPEGHYSSTPEHWNCSQNPNTMLRSCSLPEEAEQSEAKLTPSYPKKTYKKDQGLVRKRGRPRKHHVLPQGLSEPVLLRPLPPDTPLPLSEPVLLRPLPPDAPLSLLTEETEDSELNKTVATLVATLEDEEDNMAQSKSGSDTCAPTRACKRTYRNKRKSIWPPRDMDKRPQPWAEPHPFADEVQEVQQPGKDVNKPQTLTGLTDKTKGEKALLGATRVGPSQPSSSLAWPPSLPSAQTVVVSPLSRPEGPWPRALTLEGAGSDRGALVQRLAGLEKEAQRLRRILGSTALPATPDNVVMTEAPSGDKAAGGMGLETPVAMVTKLDQMECESSASPGGPGVPGLVVDGVQPQKEQPELGRLRREKADPQSRLRQTDSPVTRDQSSRIVLENLHKIRGNVVALLSAILPHLDLQGISMDTPDVDSILQQIIDANSLSPL